The genomic interval CATCAAGCCCTGCGCCAGCGGGGTATCGAGCGCTACCAGCAGAAAGGGGGTGTAGGTGCCGGCGATCAGCAGGTAGATCGCACAGTGATCAAGCAGCTTGCACCGGCGTCTGGCCACCGCCGATCCCATGCTGTGGTAGAGGGTCGAGGCGAGATAGAGCAGCACCAGGCTGGAGCCGTAGAGGCCGTAGCTCAGCAACGCCTGGGGCCCCTGATCCCAGCCCTTGTGCAGCAGCAGGATCAGGCCGAAGATCCCCAGCAGCAGCCCCAGCCCGTGGCTGAGACGATTGGCCCACTCTTCCCGTGGGGAATACCCCGTCACATCCGTCATCACCACCTCCAGCCAAGCTTGGATCCACTCTAGCGCCCGGCGTTTCAGGCTACAACTGTTAGCTCAAAATAAAAGGGGCTGACCAGGGAGCCTCGGCGTCAGGAGGTGGCTGTTCCCCCCGCCCCTTTGGTGTATGCTCTGCGGCCGACGCCACCCGCGCAGATGGCCGTGTCTGTCCGGCACGGCAAGCGCCCGGTACTTTCTGCCCGACAGGCTGGTCTGGAGAACCTGATGAAGCTGACTGAACTGTTTACACAACCGGATCCTGACTTCGGCCAGGCCATGACGGCCCTGCTGGAGACCTTCCATCACTCGGATGACAGTCAGGCCCCCTATCAGCGCGACAGTTTCGTCCATCAGTTCGAGCAATCGTCCATGCCCGCCAGCGGCATGAGCACGACAGAGTACCTCACGCGCCTCGCCGCCCTGGTACCCGGCGCCTCCCATCTCACCTCGCCCCACTACATGGGGCACATGACGGCCCCTTTGCCGGCCTTCACCGCCGAGCTCTCCCGGCTGCTGGTGATGCTCAACCAGAATCCGATGAAGATGGAGTCCTCCCGCCTGCTCAGCTTCCTGGAGCGGGAGGTGCTGGCCAAGCTGCACCGCCTCGTCTATCGGGAGAACGACGGCTTTTACGAGGCGCAGATGCATGCCAAGGATGCTGCCCTCGGCGTCATGACCAGTGGTGGCACCATAGCCAACGTCACCGCCCTCTGGCTGGCCCGCAACCGGGCCTGTGGCGACGATCTGTTTTCCCTCTACGAGCAGGGCTATAGAGGCGCCGTGATCCTGGGGTCCCGGCTGATGCACTACTCCTTCGACAAGGGGATGGATCTGCTGGGGCTGGGGGCTTGCCGCGTCTGGCGCCTCGAGACGGATGCCGACAACCGGCTCTGCCTCTCGGCCCTCGAGAGCGCACTGGCTCGATGCCGGGAGCAAAAGCTCAAGGTGCTGGCCCTGGT from Aeromonas rivipollensis carries:
- the trhA gene encoding PAQR family membrane homeostasis protein TrhA, producing the protein MTDVTGYSPREEWANRLSHGLGLLLGIFGLILLLHKGWDQGPQALLSYGLYGSSLVLLYLASTLYHSMGSAVARRRCKLLDHCAIYLLIAGTYTPFLLVALDTPLAQGLMVVIWGLALAGVVFKLLFINRFKRLSLFTYLMLGWLSLVVVYQLYLHLDGTGLLLLGLGGLIYSLGTIFYMARQIPYNHAIWHLFVLGGSLCHFMAIYGYVA